The following are from one region of the Harpia harpyja isolate bHarHar1 chromosome 4, bHarHar1 primary haplotype, whole genome shotgun sequence genome:
- the HSPB2 gene encoding heat shock protein beta-2 has protein sequence MAARTVPHAYPMSSEYEFANPSKIYDQNFGEGVSPCEILAPALYHGYYIRPRINKQLDRGTSEISLNEHKFQVFLDVCHFLPDELTVRTVDNLLEVMGQHPQKADRHGFISREFTRTYILPLDVDPLLVRATLSHDGILSIVAPRTGKEVKARVNEVKITQQEQPVGKEEQSEEGKGKEEP, from the exons ATGGCTGCACGGACTGTCCCCCATGCCTACCCCATGAGTTCGGAGTACGAGTTTGCCAACCCTAGCAAGATCTACGACCAGAACTTTGGAGAAG GTGTGTCCCCATGTGAGATTTTAGCCCCTGCCCTGTACCACGGCTACTACATCAGGCCTCGGATCAATAAGCAGCTGGATCGAGGCACCTCTGAGATCAGCCTCAATGAGCACAAATTCCAGGTGTTCCTGGATGTCTGTCACTTCCTGCCGGATGAGCTCACTGTCCGCACCGTAGACAACCTGCTGGAGGTGATGGGGCAGCACCCACAGAAGGCTGACCGCCATGGCTTCATCTCCCGAGAGTTCACCAGGACCTACATCCTCCCTCTGGATGTCGACCCGTTGCTGGTGAGAGCCACATTGTCCCACGATGGCATCTTAAGCATTGTGGCTCCCCGGACGGGGAAGGAGGTGAAGGCCAGAGTCAACGAGGTGAAGATAACCCAACAGGAGCAGCCAGTGGGAAAAGAAGAACAGtctgaggaaggaaaagggaaggaagagcccTAA